Proteins found in one Pseudomonas mosselii genomic segment:
- a CDS encoding DUF523 domain-containing protein, translating into MTRSERPKVLVSACLLGQPVRYDGRASGHPDVVQRWQAEGRVVPLCPEVAGGLPTPRPPAEIPGGQGVQVLDGQARVVTVSGDDVSEAFLAGARRALELVRRHGIRVAVLKSGSPSCGNLQTYDGSFSGVKVAGEGVTAALLRREGVLVFSELELEDAQRALAKV; encoded by the coding sequence ATGACCCGTTCTGAGCGGCCGAAAGTACTGGTCAGTGCCTGCCTGCTGGGCCAGCCAGTGCGCTATGACGGGCGTGCCAGTGGTCATCCCGACGTCGTGCAGCGCTGGCAGGCCGAAGGCCGGGTGGTGCCGCTGTGCCCGGAGGTGGCCGGTGGCCTGCCGACGCCGCGACCGCCTGCGGAAATTCCGGGCGGGCAGGGCGTTCAGGTCCTGGATGGGCAGGCGCGGGTAGTGACGGTGTCCGGCGACGATGTCAGCGAGGCGTTTCTGGCCGGGGCCAGACGGGCGCTGGAGTTGGTGCGTCGGCATGGCATCCGTGTGGCGGTGCTTAAGTCCGGCAGTCCGTCGTGTGGCAACCTGCAGACCTATGACGGCAGCTTCAGCGGAGTGAAGGTGGCTGGGGAAGGGGTGACCGCGGCCTTGCTGCGTCGCGAAGGGGTGCTCGTGTTCAGCGAGCTGGAGCTGGAAGACGCGCAGCGAGCGTTGGCCAAGGTC